CTGTACGAGCTGTTATCAACTTTGTAGTGGTATTTATTTTATCCGCATCATTTATTGCTTTTGCCCCCACTTATATTACGAAAATTAATGATTTTTCTGCCGATATAAGCGAAGCTGCACTTGATTTAGGAGCAAAAATGTTGATGCCTAACTCCAATAATCAAGGCGATGATAGTGTTGATATGATTCGTAATAATCTATTTTCGATTCAGATTGAACAGCCTTGGATGTTGTTACAATTTGATGATTCCGATAAGGAAGCCATTGGTGAAGAACGTGTAGATACTTTAGTTTCTATTGATCCAGATGCAAGAAACGGAAAAACTCGAGAAAATGCGGTGAAAGCAGAAATTGAAGATGAAGATAATAAAAATTTAACCATTACCAAGACTACCACACGTTTAGGGATGGTCTTCTTTTTATTTCTATTTAATATTGGGATTTCAATCTTTGTCTTTCTGTTATCTGGAATGATGATTTTCTCCCAAGTGCTATTTATCGTTTTTGCGATTTTCCTTCCTATCAGCTTTTTACTATCTATGATTCCCAGCTTTGAAAACATGGGAAAACAAGCGATAATCAAGCTGTTTAATGTCATTATGTTACGGGCTGGAATTACGCTTGTTATCACCGTTGCTTTTAGTATTTCTTCCATGTTGTACAGCTTGACTAGCAGCTATCCATTTTTCTTGATTGCTTTTCTACAAATCGTTACTTTTGCAGGAATCTATATGAAACTTGGCGATATTATGAGTATGTTTCGATTACAGAGCAGCGATAGTCAACAAGTTGGTCGTCATGTTATGCGCCGCCCAAAACAAATGGCGTATCGCAGCAGCCGGAGATTACAACGTTCTATCGGGCGTACTTTAACAGGCGCAACAGCTGGAGCGACTGTCGGAACACTTTTAGGAAAGGCTGGAAAGGGTAAAAATTCTGTTTCTCCTAGAAATTCGTTTCAAAAGCTTTCTCCAAATCGAACAATTAGGAATGGTCGCAAAAACAGTGAATCTCAATCTTTCAGTCAAAAACTTGGTCAATCTACAGGCAAAGTAATAGATACCAAAAATCGTGTGCGTGCGAATATCCAACACCGCAAGCAACAAGTCCAGGATTTACCGACAACAGCAAAATATGCTGTGGCGCAAGGAAGGGAAAATCTTAAACGACCAGGCAAAGACTTTAAAAAGGGATTTTCCAAAGCTAAAGAAAATCGGCTGCGGGAAAATACGAAACGTAGCAGTAAACATCGACAAACGATTGCCGAAAAACGACAAGCCTTAGATAAAAATCAAAAAAGAACAGCTTTTAATACAATGAATCCAACACCGAAGCAGCCTGCTTCTCCTTCAAACGCAGTGAAACAAAGGACGAAAGAAAATGAAAGAAAAATTCCTGAAAACCATAAGAGAAAACAAACAGCCATACCAAAAGAAACACTTCAAACGTTACGAAATCCAAAGAGAAAAGCGAATCAACCTTACAAAACAGCTACCAAAGAAAATCAAAGTAAAAATGTAAGATCGAATCGAATTTCAAAGCAACCACAAAAATCAAAAGAAAAGCCACAGGTGACAAAACGCCCTGTTCTCCCTAGAAAACGGACCAAAATGCAGCACAGACCGCCACGTCAGAGACAAACGGTTAGGAAGAAACGTTTATGATTTTTTTACGAATGAAAATCATGTTGATTGTTGGTGGAATAGGCTTATTGGCTTTTCTTGGTTTACTAGCTTTTGTGGCTATATTTATTTCCGATGAAGACGGAGACTTTGATACTTCTACGGAGATTGGTTCATCTGGGGAATTAAGTAATACCGAATTAACAGAGGATGTATTGGCTCATCAAGAAACTGTGGAAAAATACGCTGAGGAATATGATATAAGTGATTATGTTCCTGTCTTGCTCGCAATTATTGCAGTAGAGAGTGGCGGAACTGCGGAAGATGTTATGCAGAGTAGCGAATCACTCGGATTATCTCCCAATTCGATAGATACAGAAGCATCCATTGAACAGGGAACAAAATACCTTGCGGAGCTATTGCAATCAGCAGAAGAAAAAGATGTCGATGATTCAACCGTCCTTCAAGCATATAACTACGGGGGCGGTTTTATTGATTATGTGGCAGAGAACGGAAAATCGTATAGCTTTGAATTAGCGGAAAGTTTTGCAAAGGAGCAATCGGGAGGAACGAAAGTTAGCTATCCTAATCCAATTGCAGAGGAAAAAAACGGTGGATGGCGTTATCAATTTGGCAATATGTTTTATGTCGATTTATTAGAACCATATCTTCAAGAATCAAATGAAACGTCATCTTTTGGAGATGAAACTTTTCAGCAAGTAATGGAGGAAGCCTTAAAATATGAAGGTTTTCCATATGTTTTTGGCGGTGATAATCCAGATACTTCTTTTGATTGTAGCGGTTTGATGCGTTGGGTATATCAAAAAGCAGGAATTAACCTTCCTCGAACTGCACAAGAACAATATGACGTAACAGAATCTATTTCTTTATCGGAAGCTGAACCGGGTGATTTAGTTTTCTTCCATTCCACATACTCTACTGCAAATTATGTGACGCACGTTGGAATCTACGTTGGCGATAATCAGATGTATCAAGCTGGTGATCCGATTGGTTATGCGGATTTAACAACAGATTATTGGCAAGAACATCTAATTGGCGCTGGACGTATTAATAATTAAAGAAAGGACAGGATAGCATGAAACTTCCTTTTAATAAAAAAGATAAAGAAGTAAAACCAAAGAAAGAACCAGAGAGAAAGATAAAAACCATAGGGAAACGAAAAAAATCAGTCATTTTTTTATGGATACTACTTGTTAGCAGCTTGGCTTTTGGAATCTATAAAAACTTTACTGCCATCGATCAGCACACAATTCATGAAGTGGAAAAGGTAGAAACAAGCATCATAGATACGAATGCCATTGAAAACTTCACCAAACAATTTGTGCGAGATTACTATACTTGGGAAAATGAATCAGAGAAATTAGAAGAACGAAAAGACAAGCTTCAAAGGTACTTGACAGAGGAATTGCAAGTTTTAAATGAGGATACGATTCGAGATGATATTCCAACCATTTCCACTGTTGAGAATATCAATATATGGTCCGTTACCGAAGAAGAAGATAATACTTTTTCAGTTGTATATTCTGTGCGGCAAAAAATAACAGAAGAAAAAGAAACCACATTTACAAGCTCGACCTATCGTATCTTGCTTCATCAAGATGAACAAGAAAATCTAGTTATTACGCAAAATCCAACAATGTGGACCCAGCCTGAAAAGTCTAATTTTTCACCAGATCAGGTGGAAAGTGATGGGTCAGTTGAAGCTGCTACCGAAGAAGAAATCAATGAGTTTTTAGAGACCTTTTTCTCTTCCTATCCAACGGCTACGGAACAAGAGCTTGCTTATTATGTAAAAGGTAACGTATTACCGCCCATCGAAAAAGAGTATGTATTTTCTGAGCTGATTAATCCGGTTTATCAAGCACAAGATAATCAGGTTAAAGCATGGGTTACGGTGAAATATTTAGACCAGGGAACAAAAGCAATGCAACTTTCACAGTATGAACTTACCTTAGAGAAAGATTCAAACTGGATAATTGTAGAGTAAACTATTTAATCACTGTTGAGAATTCTTAAGTATAAATATTTTTTATTCTTGAGTTTTATTGTTTTATAACATTATCTAGTATCGGTTAAATAACTTTATTGAATCAAAAAATAAAAGTACCTCTTGTCTAGAATTTTTCAATTAAGAGGTACTTTTATTCAAGTAGATATATAATTTTTTATTGTACAGCTTCTCTAGCTCCTGCAATATCGGATGAAGTAGGTGAAGTAACAGTTCTCGAGGAATATCCATACATTAGTTTATTTGAATTACTATTTTCATATAAATCAGCTAAACCAATAGTGTGCCCCATTTCATGAGCTGCTGTTCCATTATTTTGTGAAGCACTTCTATCATTCATTACGTAAGTGTTGTAACTAATTTCCCACCTATCCTTATGGCTTGTGCTTGAATTGTACCAGCTTCTAGTAGTAGCAACCACATCTTCATCTGGTCCTCCATGTGATGTTACTAAATTATCTGAAGAAACTGCTTGTGTAATATTTGTAACTCCAGTATCATTCCATCTATTAACACCTACATTTGTATATCCTGCATACGCTGTATCTAGCGCAGGATCTAATCGATAAGTGTAACTACTAGTTCCTGCATGTCCTGGATTACTGCAATTCACTATCCATCCCGTACTTTCCGAACCACTATTACAATTAGCTCCAGAATGAGCGCTTGCAGTATATTCAACAAAAGCTAATGAAAATAGTGTGATTATAACAGCAATACCAATTGAGAAGCACTTTTTAAACATTTTAGTTACCTCCTTCTAAATTGTTTAACAAGTTAATAAGCTTCTGTTTATCCAAAACCTGTTCATCTGTTGCCATTTTCAATTCCTCTGTGGATGTATTAAGTTCATTCACATTGTCTGATTCTGCATCTCTCAATTCTGGTATGGAATTAACTAATTTTACAACGGTATCATCATCAAGTACTTGAAAGAATCCAGTTTCTTCTCCTATTATCCAGTAATCTGAGTTACTTTCACTAGTTTCATTTAAAAAGAAAATATACTCTTCTCCAGGTTCAAAAAATTCATTATTATTAATAGACCATTCACTATCTCCAAGTTGTTTAATAGTCACTGTCTCGTTAATCGGCTCACCTTCAATAGATTCTGTTACATCAACACGAAACACAGTATAAGGTACTGGTTCTATGCTAACTTCCTCTACCTTTTCTAAAATAGTTACTTGAGCAATTAAATCTGCATCTTCTGTAGCGTTCTCCAAATTAAAAGGTATAATCTCAGCATCGATACCTCCTGGCACTATTTCATCTGTATCATCTGATTCAGAAACATTAGGATTGCTGGTCTCATCTTGTTGGTTGCAAGCAACTAATAAGAATAAAACAGTGAAAAATAATACTAATTTTCTCATCGACCATCTTCCTTTCTTGTAATTTAATGTTTAGAGTATCGGTACAGAACTAACAAAGTATTATAGATTGGAAGTTTCAATTTTAATTTTTTTCATTAAAACACTCCCAATAATATATACTTACATATTAGCATGAAATTCATCAGTATTTCCCCTAAAAATTCCCTAAAAAATTCATTGCGGTATCCCGAAAAATGACAATATTTATTATTTTCTATAGTCAGTAAATATGTACTAATCTTAGGTTCATATATGTTACTTGTCAGCACACATTATTTTAAACCAAGCAATTTAAGTAGTTATGATGTTCACAGATAATAATAATAAACCTCTGTATATTTTACGTTTAATTACATAGAGTAACTAACCAAATAGTTATTGAAAAACGGAGGATTTAATTATGGACCAAGAAAAACAAATAAGGTTGACTTCTGGTGAAATAACACAGCTTTGGATGCAGTACATAGAGGATAGTGCTAGCGTATGCACACTAGGCTATTTTTTAGAAAAGGCTGAAGATGCAGAGGTTAAACCTGTAATAGAACACGCTTTGCAATTATCAAAAACACATGTAAAAAAAATTACGGCAATACTTAATGAGGAAAAATATGTGCTTCCTCATGGTTTTAAAAAAGAAGAAGATGTTGATTTTACTGCACCAAGATTATATTCCGACAGTTTTGCATTAATATATATACATCAAATGGCTTCTTTAGGGACTGAATCATATGCATCTAGCTTGTCCTTTGCTGTAAGGTCAGATATTACTGCCCATTATAAAGAATGCTTAATAGAAACAACGGTATTACTCGAGATGACAAAAGATTTATTGTTATCAAAGGGCTTATATGTCAGAGCGCCATACTTGCCTAATCTTGAAGAAGTTGACTTTGTAGAAAAGCAAGGTTTTATATGGGACATTTTAGGTGAAAAAAGACCATTAACAGGATCAGAAATAGGTCACCTTTATGCTAATATTCAAAGAAACGCTTTAGGAGCAGCTTTATTAACTGGATATAGT
The nucleotide sequence above comes from Oceanobacillus timonensis. Encoded proteins:
- a CDS encoding CD3337/EF1877 family mobilome membrane protein, translated to MNKSKKKKIMVMAVLISTVIFLLFLSLLTVTNAAGLVDDTVSEDNLYSLYPLDNYQLDFFVDSSWDWLPWNWDDGIGKQVMYGLYTITNFIWIINLYLSNATGYLVQQAYSLDFISDTANAIGKNMQTLAGITSEGFGEEGFYVGFLLLFILIIGIYVAYTGLMKQETTKAVRAVINFVVVFILSASFIAFAPTYITKINDFSADISEAALDLGAKMLMPNSNNQGDDSVDMIRNNLFSIQIEQPWMLLQFDDSDKEAIGEERVDTLVSIDPDARNGKTRENAVKAEIEDEDNKNLTITKTTTRLGMVFFLFLFNIGISIFVFLLSGMMIFSQVLFIVFAIFLPISFLLSMIPSFENMGKQAIIKLFNVIMLRAGITLVITVAFSISSMLYSLTSSYPFFLIAFLQIVTFAGIYMKLGDIMSMFRLQSSDSQQVGRHVMRRPKQMAYRSSRRLQRSIGRTLTGATAGATVGTLLGKAGKGKNSVSPRNSFQKLSPNRTIRNGRKNSESQSFSQKLGQSTGKVIDTKNRVRANIQHRKQQVQDLPTTAKYAVAQGRENLKRPGKDFKKGFSKAKENRLRENTKRSSKHRQTIAEKRQALDKNQKRTAFNTMNPTPKQPASPSNAVKQRTKENERKIPENHKRKQTAIPKETLQTLRNPKRKANQPYKTATKENQSKNVRSNRISKQPQKSKEKPQVTKRPVLPRKRTKMQHRPPRQRQTVRKKRL
- a CDS encoding lysozyme family protein; its protein translation is MIFLRMKIMLIVGGIGLLAFLGLLAFVAIFISDEDGDFDTSTEIGSSGELSNTELTEDVLAHQETVEKYAEEYDISDYVPVLLAIIAVESGGTAEDVMQSSESLGLSPNSIDTEASIEQGTKYLAELLQSAEEKDVDDSTVLQAYNYGGGFIDYVAENGKSYSFELAESFAKEQSGGTKVSYPNPIAEEKNGGWRYQFGNMFYVDLLEPYLQESNETSSFGDETFQQVMEEALKYEGFPYVFGGDNPDTSFDCSGLMRWVYQKAGINLPRTAQEQYDVTESISLSEAEPGDLVFFHSTYSTANYVTHVGIYVGDNQMYQAGDPIGYADLTTDYWQEHLIGAGRINN
- a CDS encoding conjugal transfer protein is translated as MKLPFNKKDKEVKPKKEPERKIKTIGKRKKSVIFLWILLVSSLAFGIYKNFTAIDQHTIHEVEKVETSIIDTNAIENFTKQFVRDYYTWENESEKLEERKDKLQRYLTEELQVLNEDTIRDDIPTISTVENINIWSVTEEEDNTFSVVYSVRQKITEEKETTFTSSTYRILLHQDEQENLVITQNPTMWTQPEKSNFSPDQVESDGSVEAATEEEINEFLETFFSSYPTATEQELAYYVKGNVLPPIEKEYVFSELINPVYQAQDNQVKAWVTVKYLDQGTKAMQLSQYELTLEKDSNWIIVE
- a CDS encoding DUF3231 family protein; translated protein: MDQEKQIRLTSGEITQLWMQYIEDSASVCTLGYFLEKAEDAEVKPVIEHALQLSKTHVKKITAILNEEKYVLPHGFKKEEDVDFTAPRLYSDSFALIYIHQMASLGTESYASSLSFAVRSDITAHYKECLIETTVLLEMTKDLLLSKGLYVRAPYLPNLEEVDFVEKQGFIWDILGEKRPLTGSEIGHLYANIQRNALGAALLTGYSQVAKSKETTKFILRCIEVAKKHITLFSEKLKESSLPAPMTWDTEMTTSTTYTFSDKMMMFQTAALISTSIGFYGVGIAQSPRADLGLMYNRLSVEVQKLSEDGANIMIKNKWLEQPPMAPNRKDLAKDN